In a genomic window of Melopsittacus undulatus isolate bMelUnd1 chromosome 1, bMelUnd1.mat.Z, whole genome shotgun sequence:
- the LOC101880659 gene encoding carbonic anhydrase 3-like isoform X1 — MAQAVWGYDSDNGPERWHENYPLAKGDKQSPIEINSKDVKHDSSLSSWHASYDPGAAKTILNNGRTCRVVFDDTFDRSVLRGGPLTGAYRLRQLHLHWGSSDDHGSEHVIDGVKYAAELHMVHWNPKHGNFAGALKQPDGVAVVGIFLKVGNTPKPEMKRILEEIDNIKTKGKEAPFQHFDPSILFPKSRDYWTYHGSFTTPPCEECITWILLREPIEVSADQMAKLRSLSKNPENEPMNPLVDNWRPPQPVKGRIVRASFK, encoded by the exons ATGGCCCAGGCCGTGTGGGGCTACGACAGCGACAACG GACCCGAGCGCTGGCATGAAAACTACCCCCTGGCCAAGGGAGACAAGCAGTCGCCCATTGAGATCAACAGCAAGGACGTGAAGCACGACAGTTCTCTCTCCTCTTGGCACGCCAGTTACGATCCTGGGGCAGCGAAAACCATCCTAAACAACGGGCGCACCTGCCGAGTCGTCTTTGATGACACTTTTGATCGatcag TGCTGAGAGGTGGGCCGCTCACAGGAGCCTACAGACTGCGTCAGCTTCACCTGCACTGGGGTTCCTCTGATGACCATGGCTCTGAACATGTTATAGATGGGGTGAAATATGCAGCAGAG TTACATATGGTGCACTGGAATCCAAAACACGGTAATTTTGCTGGAGCTTTAAAACAACCTGATGGTGTGGCTGTTGTGGGCATTTTTCTGAAA GTTGGAAATACTCCCAAACCAGAGATGAAGAGAATTCTTGAAGAAATTGATAACATTAAGACCAAG GGGAAAGAGGCTCCTTTTCAGCACTTTGATCCTTCAATTCTTTTCCCCAAATCTCGGGACTACTGGACCTACCATGGTTCTTTCACTACACCCCCCTGTGAGGAGTGCATCACCTGGATTCTCTTGAGGGAGCCGATTGAAGTCAGCGCAGATCAG atGGCAAAGCTCCGTAGCCTTTCTAAGAATCCTGAGAACGAACCTATGAACCCACTAGTTGATAACTGGCGCCCACCTCAGCCTGTGAAGGGCAGGATAGTGAGAGCCTCATTCAAGTGA
- the LOC101880659 gene encoding carbonic anhydrase 3-like isoform X2 produces MDFSLKIHETCEYSSVCSGLHMVHWNPKHGNFAGALKQPDGVAVVGIFLKVGNTPKPEMKRILEEIDNIKTKGKEAPFQHFDPSILFPKSRDYWTYHGSFTTPPCEECITWILLREPIEVSADQMAKLRSLSKNPENEPMNPLVDNWRPPQPVKGRIVRASFK; encoded by the exons ATggatttttctctaaaaatccATGAAACTTGTGAATATTCATCAGTATGCAGTGGG TTACATATGGTGCACTGGAATCCAAAACACGGTAATTTTGCTGGAGCTTTAAAACAACCTGATGGTGTGGCTGTTGTGGGCATTTTTCTGAAA GTTGGAAATACTCCCAAACCAGAGATGAAGAGAATTCTTGAAGAAATTGATAACATTAAGACCAAG GGGAAAGAGGCTCCTTTTCAGCACTTTGATCCTTCAATTCTTTTCCCCAAATCTCGGGACTACTGGACCTACCATGGTTCTTTCACTACACCCCCCTGTGAGGAGTGCATCACCTGGATTCTCTTGAGGGAGCCGATTGAAGTCAGCGCAGATCAG atGGCAAAGCTCCGTAGCCTTTCTAAGAATCCTGAGAACGAACCTATGAACCCACTAGTTGATAACTGGCGCCCACCTCAGCCTGTGAAGGGCAGGATAGTGAGAGCCTCATTCAAGTGA
- the LOC101880659 gene encoding carbonic anhydrase 3-like isoform X3, protein MTLLIDQLHMVHWNPKHGNFAGALKQPDGVAVVGIFLKVGNTPKPEMKRILEEIDNIKTKGKEAPFQHFDPSILFPKSRDYWTYHGSFTTPPCEECITWILLREPIEVSADQMAKLRSLSKNPENEPMNPLVDNWRPPQPVKGRIVRASFK, encoded by the exons ATGACACTTTTGATCGatcag TTACATATGGTGCACTGGAATCCAAAACACGGTAATTTTGCTGGAGCTTTAAAACAACCTGATGGTGTGGCTGTTGTGGGCATTTTTCTGAAA GTTGGAAATACTCCCAAACCAGAGATGAAGAGAATTCTTGAAGAAATTGATAACATTAAGACCAAG GGGAAAGAGGCTCCTTTTCAGCACTTTGATCCTTCAATTCTTTTCCCCAAATCTCGGGACTACTGGACCTACCATGGTTCTTTCACTACACCCCCCTGTGAGGAGTGCATCACCTGGATTCTCTTGAGGGAGCCGATTGAAGTCAGCGCAGATCAG atGGCAAAGCTCCGTAGCCTTTCTAAGAATCCTGAGAACGAACCTATGAACCCACTAGTTGATAACTGGCGCCCACCTCAGCCTGTGAAGGGCAGGATAGTGAGAGCCTCATTCAAGTGA